ACAAACGTCAGGCGCTGAGGAATGTCGGCTGCGTAGAGCTTCAGCTGGGAAGGTTTTAACATCTGCAGCCCCCCTGACTGATAGTAAACTATTAACTTTTAACCAGGGAAAAGAACGCGTTTGTGTCACTCTGTGCATGAATTCAATTATGTTTCAATCCGGCGCATGTTAACATTTCTTTTCTATATGTTCCATGTTTTGTTCTCAGATCACACAgctgaaaatagaaaataatccCTTTGCAAAAGGCTTCAGAGGCAGTGACGACAACGAGTTTCACCGCATGGCCAAGCTGCAAGGGTGAgcgctgtgtgcgtgtgcttccACTGCTGTTtgcaagaaataaaacattgttcttCTCCTCGTCCCGCCATCACCCACAGGGAGCGTTGTTATGATAGGCTACATATGGTCTGAGACgcgagcgtgcgtgcgagcAGAGCCAAGTGGTATAAAGACATGTGAGCCATTGTCACCTGAAGGTTGGTCTGAGCCTGGAGCCTCATTCACAACCCACAGCACAAACGCAAAGCGCGCATTGATGGATGAATGATATCACGTTGCTGCTGGTCTGTTAGACTGTCGCTGCCGATCAGCTGCCGTGTCGGTTGGCGTGCTCAGCTAATCTCCGTTCAGGCGTCGATGTGGCAGGCAGTTTATAGATTTTAGCAAGCCAATGGGAGCGGACGACGGTGAGAGGTGGGGAGCGCCGAGGAAGAGGCACGGAGAGACGGTGCTAGTGCAGCATCCCTGTGTTGttggtggagaggagaggactcTATCTGAAGTGACACATGGAgggatgtttatttttagagcgGTGAATTATCTCACAGCAgcgctggctgtgtgtgtgtgtgtgtgtgtgtgtgtgtgtgtgtgtgtgtgtgtgtgtgtgtgtgtgtgtgtgcgtgtgtgtgtcagcgcgtgcgtgtgtgtgaatgtgtcacTAACTCAGCGAGAGTCAGCGAGATGGAGCTCGCTGTCCCCTGCGTATCAGCGAGTTCACAAAGAGGGCAGTGTGTACAGAGAGAGATCGGACCTGAAAGGATGGAAAACAGCTAAGTAGACGTGAAGGGAAAAGTGAAAACGAGGCTAAAACCCTGCAGAATTTAAAGCCCCGCGCAGGTATCTACGTGAAATGCTTGGACGGGATGTTCTGTGCAGCACACCCGCGCTCTCATTAGCCACAAGAACGTCAGACTTAAACTGTTGCACCTGTCGACATCATCGAATCACACGTGTGCtcctgtctgtgttgcagtAAGGACTATCCCGTGGTCCCCCGCAGCACTGTCCGACAGAGAGCCGGCCCGGCTGGGAGTCCGTTCGGCGGCGAGGGTCGAGGCCTGCGGGGCTCCCCCGAGGGCGCCGGGTCCCCCTACAGCTGTGACAATGActtgaacagcagcagccctcaggagctgctgagccCCCCGCCCACGCACTACACCCTgcctcacctgcagcacatcCCCCCGCCGCAGGGCTACCACTGCACCAAGAGGAAAGGTAGGAGGCCTTTGATACAGAGAATGAGGATAAAGCTTTAGATAGTCTAcagttaaacattaaaaattagCTACAGTAATAAAGACAGTTTACTGTAAGAAAGACATCattattttcacatttatgAATCATTTTACCAGCATACAAATAAATTGAGATGATCCTCACTCCTGAGTCAGGGAATCACATTATTTAAGGAAAGATAGgcgaaaagcaaaaaaaaaaaatgttaatgtcTGTCACCGAAGGCTAATAATCATAACTAGCAAAACTAACAAATAACAAAAGCTACAAAGGAACTTCGACCTGAAGGGAACTCTGAACGTTCCCTTCaggtctgtaaaaaaaaacaaaaaaaacttaacACTTTCACTTGTTCATGGTCAGTTATGTATTAGTGATAACAGTAGCTTTGTTTTACAAACCTAGACATCAGGTAAAAGTTTCACTGTCTGATAGTaactcattcatttttaaaatatatttcagcAACTAAGCCCAAACTGAGTAACAGTTTTTTGAATGTTAATTAACTGATTGCTTAATTATTCATCAGAGCAGCTAGAATAATGAAAACACGTCCTCTCTCTACAAACTTAATTATTCTACAACAGACTGAACTATAGTCTAGCAGAGATTTAATGGTgacaattttattgatttataacattataaataaactgaaataTGCATAAAAGTGGCCCAGATTAGATTTTCTTCATGTCCACACTTGGTTCTTAACTATGATACCTAAAATAACTAATGTGGAAACTTGGAAACTCTCAGCTGGAACTTTTTCAGGTCTCACTTGTCATTAACgtcaaagaagaaaagaaaaaaaagcaggtcaacacaatgttttctttctgtctgtgtctgcagtggagGAGAACTGCTCtccaggaaaccgccagctctCCTACAAGAAGCCCTTCGCTTGTAGCCCACCGAGTGAGGGCGAGTCCTACTATCACCCCTCCTCCTAccctcctcccccgccggcTCTGTCCAACAACGCTGCCCTGGCGCTCACCGACTCCCCCTACAGCTCAGACATGGGACAGCGCCAGGCCTGTATGTTCGCCGGCTCAGAGCCCAGACTGGATGAACTGAACTGTACGCCGTGGTCATACACTTGCCCGCTCCCCTCCGCCATGACCCCCATAGACCCCTTCCCCCCTTACACCCCTCACCCGCCTTACAGCTCCAGCCCTCAGGGCTCCCGACTCAGTGCTATAGCCCACCAGAGCTCTCCTCCGCTGGGGGAGCACGTCTCCCATGACCCTTACCAGAGCTCTGGAGCCCCGACGCAAACCTCCCAAAACCTTCACACCCGGCAGCTCAGCCCTCCTCTTAGGGAGTACCCTCGCTACACCTCcagcctctcccctcctctctacCACACGCTGGAGACGCACATCAGATGTGGAGTCCCCGAGTGGAGCGCGGCCTCCTAACTACACCAGAGGACATATTGGAAGTTTGATTAGGGGTCAGAGATGCGAGATTTGTCTCGAGTGACgcttctttctctgtctcctctgaacAATGCTGCACCGTACACAGACTAAATATAACTATATATTTACCTTTGTAACGTCAATGTGACAAGTGTGATTTTCgtgctcctcctgtttctgtcaCATTTTGTCCCCTGTGCCGGATGGAGCAGTGGACACGGACACTCGTGAAGCCTAAAATGCTGATAAAGGAGCccaagcagcacaaacagagtTGTACCTTATTGTCTTTCCGCAGCCCAAAGACTGGTGTGATCCAGATGTTTGCACTGTGAGGCCTGACAGCGGCTCTTTCCCTCTCAGTGACTACCACTCTTTGCATTGTGAAGGATGGAAATTGTGACCCACTGTCAGGCAGGCAGTAACATTTACTGACCAAAATAATCTCAGCTTTCACAGCTGAGCCCGAGGGAgacgtgtgtttttttctccctctttagCAGAGGTCCATGCTCAGTCCCAGTGAAGAAGAAATGGCTGGAGttgactctgtgtgtgcgtgagagccTGTGTCAGCTCAGCTCAAAGATGCTACGAGTTAATTTCTGATGAGACAGGCAGCGAGTAGCTGCGGGCTCTGCACCATAGAGATAAACAGTTTGTTTAGACCACGCTACAGGCGGAAGGACCTGTAAACACTGTTTCTACTGCATTCTGGGTAAATGAACAACTCAGCGTCACGCAGCTGTCACCGCTGTCCTCCCAGTCACCCCCAGCTGACCAATCGGGCTTCCCTGTCCACAGACGTTCGACCAACCAGCACACGCTGCTTCCTCATCCGCAGTGTTTCACGGACGCACATGTCGGCCTGTGTATGTTTGCGTCTGAATTATTCACGAGTCTAGTGTTGATTCTTGACAGGCAAGGGCTgctgagcaaacacaaaggGACAGTGTTGTAAATGTGCTCATTTTCATCTAAATTGCTCTTATCCATACAGCATCGCTCCCCTTGTTTCCTTGGATTTGGGTACCACTGTTCATCCTTTGAAGAAACCTTTGTGGCTCCTTTTTGTGCAGAATAGATGCAAGCTGAGATTTTACTTTCTCTTTGTGTAATGAAGCAGTTTTGTTTCTGCCCATGTGTTTTACATGCAGTAAGATGTGAGAAGGTGCTCTGACAAACGGTCCTCATGCAGAGAGCAAATCCTCCATTCCttaatacgtgtgtgtgtgtgtgtgtgtgtgtgtgtgtgtgtgtgtgtgtgtgtgtgtgtgtgtgtgtgtgtgtgtgtgtgtgtgtgtttgtgtgtgtgtgtgtctgtgtgtgtgcgtgtgtgtgacagtgagaTGTaaagttgtttgttttatagCCTGCTAATAGTATTTATTACTCTAGATTTGTAAAGATTAGTTTGTTGTCGACTTGTGAAACAAGACAGTGTTGTTTGGACTTTGTTTCTCATCCAAGGTTTGTTTCTGGTCCCACCCTCCATTCCCAGGTGATGACCAGTAGTTGTGGCAACCAAACGTTTTCTGTTCTATGGTGATGGAGACAGATTTATatacagaaaaataataaatttcaaAACAATTTTGTGCCAGTCAGTTGGTTGTAATGTCCTCCTTTGAGATTAGAGAACAAATAAGCAGAGACAAACTATTAACATTCCCCAGGGGTTATTTGAAGTGCGCTCAGCGCCTTGTGAGTGGAAACTCTTTTCACGGCATCGCAGTTTATCAGGTTCAGTGCGTGTCGTCGGTATGAAGGGCCTGATAACAGCAGCCTGCACCTTTTCTCACATGTATACTCCAAAAGTGTCCGGCAATCTCAACAATGTGGAGCATTGTTTAGAGTGCGACGGTGTGCACTGCGCTGTTATCGCGCAGCGGGACCCCAGCTCCTTTCCACTCCATGGACCTCTGCGATTGGTGTGGCCGCTGCGCATACCTCGGCCGCCTCCTCTTATCTCTGACAGCTTGTTTGGCATCTGCAGTCTTCACCAGCTGGACCCCCTCACTGACAACCTGCTGcccggggaggggaggggccgcTGGGATGGAGGACAAAGAAGGAAAGGTGCGCTGGTTCCCTCTATAGACGCCGAGCTGCCATTTACTCTCCTCCTGGAATCTCACATTTCTGCGCCGCTCACCTTCTCACACCTGCGCACTTATTTTGAAACGCTTCTACGTCTGTTACGAGCTGTCAGATTCCCCTCCCTGCAtttctttctctcgctctctctctctcatacacCACGAGGTCAGAGGTTAAGCAGGCAACTCCTCAGAGGGTCTGTTCCTTCTTAACCCTTTGTCTCCAGACAAACCCGGGCCAGAACGAGGGGATgggaaaaaagggggggggggggtctatgtAAGGGGCCTCCGGCTCTGAAGATGGATTGCATCACTTTACGCTTGCTTGTACAGTAACGGAGCTCTGTTATGACCTCTGTACAGCGGCGAGAAGGAAACCTGGGTACGGTGGAAAAGTAATATCAAACacagcgtgtgcgcgtgtgaagGACCTTAATCCGTCTGACTTTCTCAGACGCTGCGCTCAGACAGTAGATTGATGAACCTTTGTGATCAAAGAGCCTAAGTGGTGCTTATCGTTATCTCCCCCACCCGTGCAGCACACACACTCCTAACCCTCCACTTGCCCTCTGGATTTTCACAAAACCCAAATTTACCGGTCCGCGAGCGCAGACGTGCACAGAGCTTCTACTTCGGTTGGTTTGTTTGCCACGTGCACAGTCAAGATGCCGCATGTTAAAAGAAAGACTGACATTTTCAAATGTCACTCATTCGGCCTCCAGACTCAAATTTCTGTAAAGTGACTAAAGTGCTGTTGAGGAATTATGTTTCTGCTGAATTCACTGTTAAAGGCACCGCGCTGAGCGATTCCTCCTGCAAAACAAGCATTTTTAATGACATCAAAGACTTCTCTAAAGCTTATTTCATTACTGACTAAACTATGGGTTTGAATTTATACATGTGGAGTCTCTCTGAATCTCTGAAAGGCATTTGTGCGATGTCCAGCAGTTAATGGTGCCATTTGGTGTGGAATAAGTGGTCTGAGATGGAACGTAATTGGTAAAGTTGATTACGGTTAATCTCTGAGTCCGATGCTCCGTCTCTGTGGCAGTGAAGGGCAGCAGCCTGCTCCTGGCCGGCCTGGCACTGCTGAGCGGCTCGGATGTATGCAGTTGTCATGACTTCAGTGTTTAGAAAGAAAATTACAATGTCATGTAACTGAAGGTGACAGATGATTTCCTTTCCTCGGTAGGTTGATGGGACCAAGTGGGATTCGTGAGCTGAGAGGACGTCATTGTAAAATTAGTTCAGAGATGCATAAAACCCTTTTTCTTATCCATAAGTGTATGTAATTCCAATCAGTAAGTACCGCATGGCACTAAGAGGACAGCACAATATTGTACAACAATGGATGTTTGGCCATTACACATGGTACAACAAAGTAGGATGGTGGAGGTTTATTTGAATGGCACTATTCATCCTTGCTGTTTTTTAAAAGCCACAAGAATGGTCTAATGCTGTTAAGCACAGTATAGTAACAAGACTCAGACCCAGGCTAATTTCCTTCTAAATGAGAGTTTATGGCTGAAACAGCCCTGAAATCACTGAAGTAGATCTTAATATGAGCATAAGGGCTGTCAGggataactgtgtgtgtgtgtgtgtgtgtgtgtgtgtgtgtgtgtgtgtgtgtgtgtgtgtgtgtgtgtgtgtgtgtgtgtgtgtgtgtgtgtgtgtgtgtgtgtgtttgggggtaATGGGTGGATGTGCTTGGGTTGTGCAGCGCGTTGCATTtcagagacaaaggcagagttAAAGGGTCAAACTAACGGCAGACAGGGCAGTCCCGGGTCAGAGGGCTCACACTAACCTGATCTGAGACGCCTGTTTATCTGCTGACCCTCCAACCATCACTCAAAGGACCTGCGCTACACTGTACTCTCGCTTTTAGTCGGGGGTCAACAGCTCAGTGCCAGTTTTCAAATGTGCATATTTGCATAAAGGAAATAGAAATGCAGAATTTCAGGGTTTGCAAGAGACTCTGTTGGATCAAAAAGGCAACACCAGACACTTCAAGCTCTGCAGTGGAAGCtacgcttaaaaaaaaaacagaaaaaaataggACATGTGAGATGTGAGCAAGAATAATTGTTTTAACTCTTAACATACCGCCGAGgtcccaacagcagcagccaaacacaaaTGACAGGGTGAAAGGGATAGAGGCGCTCCCACagcgggtggtggtgggggctgTGGGCCGTCATGGAGCCAATGTCCTGTCTGATTACAGCCAGAGGACTGGAGCGGCACGCTaatcctgcacacacacaattatggatggacgcgcacacaaacgcacacatcgCCACACACACGGACCCATTCAGTCGAGAGATTACACCCGGACACCCTGACCTCGGTCCGGCCCCTTGTCCAGACAGGACACGGCATAATGATATCACTGCCAGCAGGACATCACTTTGTGGCTCTGCTTGTTTTCTCAGTGTAAAGAGCGGCTGCGGTTTCACTCTGTCTCCTGGTTTTGAATGAGGAACATTGTCGGGTCATTGTTGTGCAAGTGTCCAGGCCACAAAC
Above is a window of Betta splendens chromosome 9, fBetSpl5.4, whole genome shotgun sequence DNA encoding:
- the tbx5b gene encoding T-box transcription factor TBX5b, giving the protein MANGGDQFGLAERPDSDCMDSPKEAKQENHSFPLNSPASPQTASSQQIPGCTVEHNGMEGIKVFLHDRELWTKFDEVGTEMIITKAGRRMFPSYKVKVTGLNPKTKYILLMDIVPGDDHRYKFADNKWSITGKAEPAMPGRLYVHPDSPATGAHWSRQLVSFQKLKLTNNHLDPFGHIILNSMHKYQPRLHIVKADENNGFGSKNTAFCTHVFTETAFIAVTSYQNHKITQLKIENNPFAKGFRGSDDNEFHRMAKLQGKDYPVVPRSTVRQRAGPAGSPFGGEGRGLRGSPEGAGSPYSCDNDLNSSSPQELLSPPPTHYTLPHLQHIPPPQGYHCTKRKVEENCSPGNRQLSYKKPFACSPPSEGESYYHPSSYPPPPPALSNNAALALTDSPYSSDMGQRQACMFAGSEPRLDELNCTPWSYTCPLPSAMTPIDPFPPYTPHPPYSSSPQGSRLSAIAHQSSPPLGEHVSHDPYQSSGAPTQTSQNLHTRQLSPPLREYPRYTSSLSPPLYHTLETHIRCGVPEWSAAS